The window AGGCGATATCTTTATGTCGGTTTTATGGCCCACCAGTCTGTTGAAAAGATACTCAAGGCCTGTTACGTGAAAGGGCAACGGCAAACCGGCTCCTTTTTCCCACAGTTTGTCTTACCTCGCAAAGAAGGCTGAAATTTATGATGCTTTTTCAGAGGACCAGCAACTTTTCATCGATATGCTCGAACCGATGAATATTGAGTGCAGATACCCGACGCACAAAGAGCAGCTGATGAGAAGTTTAACGGAAGAACAATGTAAAGCGATACTTGCAAATGCAAAGGAACTGCAACAATGGATAAAAAAGAGGCTATAGAAAAACTTGTACGATACAAGCATCTCCTGTCACAATATATGTCATTCGATAAAATGATGCTGTTCGGCTCTTATGCGCGGGGAACTCAACGGGAAGACAGCGATGTGGATGTCGCGATAATAGTTGATGAGATGCAGGGAGATTATTTTTCCACAAGACCGCTGCTCTGGAGAATCAGGAGAGAAGTGGCCGACAGGATTGAACCGGTTCTTCTCGAAACAAAACATGACCAAGGCGGTTTTCTGAAAGAAATAATGAAAAACGGAATTCTAATACAGGATTCCTGAATACGAGATAAAACTCTTTCCACCACCTTTTCGAACAGCAATACATCGTATTCAGGCGAAGACCATTCCTGCCTGCTCCGTATAATACTGCTCACCACCTCATCATTTTCCAGTTCAATATCATACAGCCCATCCTTCAGCTCTGTTATGATCTCTCGGTCCAGCGGATGATCAGCAATGATCAAAAAATCCCACAGTCAGAATCCTGCCGGGTTGCATTGGCGGGCACGGGAACCGTGCAGAATGACTTTCGCATCAGGAAGCAGACGATGCGCCTCCCCCCGCACCTGATGCAAGATCTTGACCTGATTAACCAAATAAGTTACCATAAGAATATGGAAAAATGCCCCGCATATAAGATGAAACCGGAGAAGAACGTCATGGTTACAGTGTACAGACAGGAAATCGCGGAATGGCTTCTGATGGAATACCATGCCGCTCTGCATACAGTATGCGAAAAAATACGGCTCTTTGAACAGAAATACAAGCAACCGTGGAATGAATTCAAAGAGCAGGTTGAACATGCTGAACAGGAAGACTTTTCCCGATGGGACGATTACATTGAATGGAAATCGCAGGT is drawn from Candidatus Electrothrix rattekaaiensis and contains these coding sequences:
- a CDS encoding nucleotidyltransferase domain-containing protein gives rise to the protein MDKKEAIEKLVRYKHLLSQYMSFDKMMLFGSYARGTQREDSDVDVAIIVDEMQGDYFSTRPLLWRIRREVADRIEPVLLETKHDQGGFLKEIMKNGILIQDS
- a CDS encoding HEPN domain-containing protein; the protein is MTDQVQYWVELSEYDIETAQAMLKSRRYLYVGFMAHQSVEKILKACYVKGQRQTGSFFPQFVLPRKEG